A DNA window from Actinomadura coerulea contains the following coding sequences:
- the glpK gene encoding glycerol kinase GlpK, whose amino-acid sequence MTERYVMSIDQGTTSTRCILFDHGGRLVSVAQREHRQHFPRPGWVEHDPMEIWRNLERIAPEALAQAGATPGQVAAVGIANQRETTVLWDRLTGVPIGRAIVWQDMRTGPLVDELARAPGAAMVTERSGLPLATYFSAPRVRWMLDHTPGLRERAERGEVLFGTMESWLIWNLSGGVDGGVHVTDVTNASRTLLMDLHTLSWDDGLLDFFGVPKAMLPEIRSSTETYGTARRVFPGVRVGAALGDQQAALFGQACFSPGETKCTYGTGAFLLMNTGTMPVKSDNGLLTTVGYKIGDEPAVYALEGSIAITGALVQWLRDGLGLITTAPEIETLARTVGDNGGCYIVPAFSGLFAPHWRSEARGIIVGLTSYITKGHLARAVLEATAWQTREVVDAMNADSGLSLRELKADGGMTSDNLVMQMVADVLNVPVARPMVVETVSLGAAYAAGLAVGYWAGLEGLRRNWHRAARWVPAMEPARRAAEYDNWKRAVERTFDWIRAGEDPAAAP is encoded by the coding sequence GTGACCGAACGGTACGTGATGTCGATCGACCAGGGCACCACGTCCACCCGGTGCATCCTGTTCGACCACGGCGGCCGCCTGGTGTCGGTGGCGCAGCGCGAGCACCGGCAGCACTTCCCGAGGCCCGGCTGGGTCGAGCACGACCCGATGGAGATCTGGCGCAACCTGGAGCGGATCGCCCCGGAGGCGCTCGCCCAGGCGGGCGCGACGCCCGGCCAGGTCGCGGCGGTCGGGATCGCGAACCAGCGGGAGACGACCGTCCTGTGGGACCGGCTGACCGGCGTCCCGATCGGCCGCGCCATCGTCTGGCAGGACATGCGGACCGGCCCGCTCGTGGACGAGCTGGCCCGCGCCCCCGGCGCCGCGATGGTCACCGAGCGCAGCGGGCTGCCGCTGGCCACCTACTTCTCGGCCCCGCGGGTGCGCTGGATGCTGGACCACACGCCGGGCCTGCGGGAGCGCGCCGAGCGCGGCGAGGTCCTGTTCGGCACGATGGAGAGCTGGCTGATCTGGAACCTCAGCGGCGGCGTCGACGGCGGCGTCCACGTCACCGACGTGACCAACGCCAGCCGCACGCTGCTGATGGACCTGCACACGCTGTCCTGGGACGACGGCCTGCTCGACTTCTTCGGCGTGCCGAAGGCGATGCTGCCGGAGATCCGGTCGTCCACCGAGACCTACGGAACGGCCCGCCGCGTGTTCCCCGGCGTGCGCGTCGGCGCCGCCCTCGGCGACCAGCAGGCCGCGCTGTTCGGGCAGGCGTGCTTCTCCCCGGGCGAGACCAAGTGCACCTACGGGACGGGCGCGTTCCTGCTGATGAACACCGGCACCATGCCGGTGAAGTCGGACAACGGGCTGCTCACCACCGTCGGCTACAAGATCGGTGACGAGCCCGCGGTGTACGCGCTGGAGGGCTCGATCGCGATCACCGGGGCGCTGGTCCAGTGGCTCCGGGACGGCCTCGGGCTGATCACCACGGCGCCGGAGATCGAGACGCTCGCCCGCACCGTCGGCGACAACGGCGGCTGCTACATCGTCCCGGCGTTCTCCGGGCTGTTCGCCCCGCACTGGCGCAGCGAGGCCCGGGGAATCATCGTCGGCCTGACCTCCTACATCACCAAGGGTCACCTGGCGCGGGCCGTGCTGGAGGCGACGGCCTGGCAGACCCGGGAGGTCGTGGACGCGATGAACGCAGACTCCGGCCTCTCGCTGCGGGAGCTGAAGGCCGACGGCGGCATGACCTCGGACAACCTGGTCATGCAGATGGTCGCGGACGTGCTCAACGTGCCGGTGGCGCGCCCGATGGTGGTGGAGACGGTGTCGCTCGGCGCCGCCTACGCCGCCGGGCTCGCCGTCGGGTACTGGGCGGGGCTGGAGGGGCTGCGCCGCAACTGGCACCGCGCCGCCCGCTGGGTCCCGGCGATGGAGCCCGCGCGGAGGGCCGCGGAGTACGACAACTGGAAGCGCGCCGTGGAGCGCACGTTCGACTGGATCCGCGCGGGGGAGGACCCGGCCGCGGCGCCCTAG
- a CDS encoding acyl-CoA dehydrogenase family protein, whose product MFTLSDEERAIVEVVADFVDKEVRPVARDLEHAGTYPAHLIDRMKGLGVFGLAVPEPYGEASVSKACYALVTEELARGWMTLAGAFGGHTVVSHLLAVYGTEEQKARYLPRMATGELRATMALTEPSGGSDLQAMSTTARREGDRYRVDGAKMWITNARTSGLIALMCKTDPAASPRHRGISILLAEKGPGLTVSRDLPKLGYRGVESCELSFDGYEAPLDAVLGGDEGRGFAQMMRGLEVGRIQVAARALGVGRAALEDSLRYAQQREAFGKPIWQHQSIGNYLADMATELRAARLLTLDAAERLDAGRRCDMEAGMAKLYASEAAMRIALNAVRIHGAAGYSTEFDVERYFRDAPLMIVGEGTNEIQRNVIVRQLVERHRA is encoded by the coding sequence GTGTTCACGCTGAGCGACGAGGAGCGCGCCATCGTCGAGGTCGTCGCGGACTTCGTCGACAAGGAGGTCCGCCCGGTCGCCCGCGACCTGGAGCACGCGGGAACCTATCCCGCCCACCTCATCGACCGCATGAAGGGGCTGGGCGTCTTCGGGCTCGCCGTGCCCGAACCGTACGGCGAGGCGAGCGTCTCCAAGGCCTGCTACGCCCTCGTCACCGAGGAGCTGGCACGCGGTTGGATGACGCTCGCGGGCGCGTTCGGCGGGCACACTGTCGTCTCCCACCTGCTCGCCGTGTACGGCACAGAGGAGCAGAAGGCCCGCTACCTGCCCCGGATGGCGACCGGAGAGCTGCGCGCCACGATGGCGCTCACCGAGCCGTCCGGCGGCTCCGACCTCCAGGCCATGAGCACGACCGCGCGCAGGGAGGGCGACCGGTACCGCGTCGACGGCGCCAAGATGTGGATCACCAACGCGCGCACGTCCGGTCTCATCGCGCTGATGTGCAAGACCGACCCCGCCGCCTCGCCCCGGCACCGGGGGATCAGCATCCTGCTGGCCGAGAAGGGCCCCGGTCTCACCGTCTCCCGCGACCTGCCGAAGCTCGGCTACAGAGGCGTGGAGAGCTGCGAGCTGTCCTTCGACGGATACGAGGCGCCGCTCGACGCCGTCCTCGGCGGCGACGAGGGGCGCGGCTTCGCCCAGATGATGCGCGGCCTCGAGGTCGGCCGCATCCAGGTCGCGGCGCGCGCTCTCGGCGTCGGCCGCGCCGCCCTGGAGGACTCCCTGCGCTACGCCCAGCAGCGCGAGGCCTTCGGGAAGCCGATCTGGCAGCACCAGTCCATCGGCAACTACCTGGCCGACATGGCCACCGAGCTGCGGGCGGCCCGGCTGCTCACCCTCGACGCCGCCGAGCGGCTGGACGCGGGCCGGCGCTGCGACATGGAGGCCGGGATGGCCAAGCTGTACGCCTCGGAGGCGGCGATGCGGATCGCGCTGAACGCGGTCCGCATCCACGGCGCGGCCGGCTACTCCACCGAGTTCGACGTCGAGCGCTACTTCCGGGACGCCCCGCTCATGATCGTCGGCGAGGGGACCAACGAGATCCAGCGCAACGTGATCGTCCGGCAGCTCGTCGAGCGCCACCGGGCCTAG
- a CDS encoding GntR family transcriptional regulator gives MAPSGDRALGRRRQLSDEVAAYVRELIMSGQVGHGEFLRLERIADDLGISVTPVREALLSLRGEGFVTLEPRRGFMPAPLTRQDVQDLFEAQAYFAGELAARAAGKITEAELESLDRTQALLEEASKARDSATIERANHQFHRTVNLCADSPKTSWLLQLVVRYAPRRFYSSIEGWTQASVDDHHLVLAALRAGDGDAARQAMRAHIRHAGTLLVVHLEAQGFWNGQPG, from the coding sequence ATGGCACCCTCCGGTGACCGGGCCCTCGGCCGGCGCCGCCAGCTGAGCGACGAGGTCGCCGCCTACGTCCGCGAACTCATCATGTCGGGCCAGGTCGGGCACGGGGAGTTCCTCCGCCTCGAGCGCATCGCCGACGACCTCGGGATCAGCGTCACCCCCGTCCGGGAGGCCCTGCTGTCGCTGCGCGGCGAGGGCTTCGTCACGCTGGAGCCGCGGCGCGGGTTCATGCCGGCCCCGCTCACCCGGCAGGACGTCCAGGACCTGTTCGAGGCGCAGGCGTACTTCGCCGGCGAGCTGGCCGCCCGCGCCGCCGGGAAGATCACCGAGGCGGAACTGGAGTCGCTCGACCGGACGCAGGCGCTGCTGGAGGAGGCGTCAAAGGCCCGCGACTCGGCGACCATCGAGCGCGCCAACCACCAGTTCCACCGGACCGTCAACCTGTGCGCGGACTCGCCCAAGACGTCCTGGCTGCTCCAGCTCGTGGTGCGGTACGCGCCGCGCCGCTTCTACTCCAGCATCGAGGGCTGGACGCAGGCGTCGGTCGACGACCACCATCTCGTGCTCGCGGCGCTGCGGGCCGGGGACGGCGACGCGGCACGGCAGGCGATGCGCGCCCACATCCGGCACGCGGGGACGCTCCTCGTCGTGCATCTCGAGGCGCAGGGGTTCTGGAACGGGCAACCCGGCTGA
- a CDS encoding enoyl-CoA hydratase/isomerase family protein yields MDDRDSGPARGAVVAAADHGATRVLTLNRPEARNAIDIPMRVLLAEEVRRAADDPGVRAVVLTGAAGTFSAGGDVRSMEGAGPDAVRARLDPVHETVRLIATCGTPFIAAVEGAAAGLGVSLAAACDHVVAAEDARFVAAFGKVGLVADGGLLWTLPQRVGMGRAKEMLVFGRTVPAPRAYEIGLADSLAPPGAALDAALERAAEAAALAPLSVAAAKRLLAGTGRSLDRLLEAEREEQTALFGSADFAEGRAAFAERRPPRFEGR; encoded by the coding sequence ATGGACGACCGGGACTCCGGACCGGCGCGCGGGGCCGTGGTCGCCGCCGCCGACCACGGCGCGACACGGGTGCTGACGCTGAACCGGCCCGAGGCCCGGAACGCGATCGACATCCCCATGCGCGTGCTGCTCGCGGAGGAGGTGCGGCGCGCCGCGGACGACCCGGGCGTCCGGGCCGTCGTGCTGACCGGCGCGGCGGGGACGTTCTCGGCGGGCGGCGACGTCCGCTCGATGGAGGGCGCCGGACCGGACGCCGTCCGCGCTCGGCTCGACCCCGTGCACGAGACCGTCCGGCTCATCGCGACCTGCGGGACCCCGTTCATCGCGGCGGTCGAGGGCGCCGCCGCCGGGCTCGGCGTGTCCCTCGCCGCCGCCTGCGACCACGTCGTCGCCGCCGAGGACGCCCGGTTCGTCGCCGCGTTCGGCAAGGTCGGCCTCGTCGCGGACGGCGGGCTGCTCTGGACCCTCCCGCAGCGCGTGGGCATGGGCCGCGCCAAGGAGATGCTGGTCTTCGGCCGGACCGTGCCCGCCCCTCGCGCCTACGAGATCGGGCTGGCCGACTCCCTTGCACCGCCCGGTGCGGCGCTGGACGCCGCGCTGGAGCGCGCCGCCGAGGCCGCCGCGCTCGCCCCGCTGTCGGTCGCCGCCGCCAAGCGCCTCCTGGCCGGGACCGGCCGGAGCCTCGACCGCCTGCTGGAGGCGGAGCGGGAGGAGCAGACCGCGCTGTTCGGCAGCGCCGACTTCGCCGAGGGCCGGGCGGCGTTCGCCGAGCGCCGCCCGCCGCGCTTCGAGGGCCGCTAG
- a CDS encoding acyl-CoA dehydrogenase family protein: MSRLQQTHGLTDEQREIIATVRAFVDKEILPVATGLEHADAYPQAIVDGMRGLGLFGLTIGEEYGGLGESLLTYALVVEELSRGWMSVSGIVNTHFIVAWMIAQHGTAEQRAHYLPRMAAGEIRGAFSMSEPDCGSDVSAIRTRAVPDGDDYVIDGRKMWLTNGGSANLVATLVKTDPAAGHRGMTAFLVDKEPGFGEVAPGLTVPGKIDKMGYKGVDTTELIFDSYRIPSAQVLGGTPGRGFYQMMDGVEVGRVNVAARGCGVARRAYELALDYARRRETFGRPIAEHQAVLFRLAEMATKVEAAHQMTVMAARRKDSGERNDLEAGMAKYLAGEYCKEVVEDAFRIHGGYAYSTEYEIERLYREAPMLLIGEGTADIQKMIIGRRLLEER, from the coding sequence GTGAGCAGGCTGCAGCAGACCCACGGGTTGACGGACGAGCAGCGGGAGATCATCGCGACCGTCCGGGCGTTCGTCGACAAGGAGATCCTCCCGGTCGCGACCGGGCTGGAGCACGCCGACGCCTACCCCCAGGCGATCGTGGACGGCATGAGAGGGCTCGGGCTCTTCGGCCTGACGATCGGCGAGGAGTACGGCGGGCTCGGGGAGTCGCTGCTGACCTACGCGCTGGTCGTGGAGGAGCTGTCGCGCGGCTGGATGAGCGTGTCGGGCATCGTCAACACGCACTTCATCGTCGCCTGGATGATCGCCCAGCACGGCACCGCCGAGCAGCGGGCGCACTACCTGCCGAGGATGGCCGCCGGCGAGATCAGGGGCGCGTTCTCGATGTCGGAACCGGACTGCGGGTCGGACGTCTCGGCCATCAGGACACGCGCCGTCCCGGACGGGGACGACTACGTGATCGACGGCCGGAAGATGTGGCTGACCAACGGCGGCTCGGCGAACCTGGTGGCGACGCTGGTGAAGACCGACCCCGCCGCGGGCCACCGCGGCATGACCGCGTTCCTGGTCGACAAGGAGCCCGGCTTCGGCGAGGTCGCGCCCGGCCTCACCGTCCCCGGCAAGATCGACAAGATGGGCTACAAGGGCGTCGACACCACCGAGCTGATCTTCGACTCCTACCGGATCCCGTCCGCGCAGGTCCTGGGCGGGACGCCCGGACGCGGCTTCTACCAGATGATGGACGGCGTCGAGGTCGGCCGCGTCAACGTGGCGGCGCGCGGCTGCGGCGTGGCCCGCCGCGCCTACGAGCTCGCCCTGGACTACGCGCGGCGGCGCGAGACGTTCGGCAGGCCGATCGCCGAGCACCAGGCCGTCCTGTTCCGCCTGGCCGAGATGGCCACCAAGGTCGAGGCGGCGCACCAGATGACGGTGATGGCGGCGCGCCGCAAGGACTCCGGCGAGCGCAACGACCTGGAGGCGGGGATGGCCAAGTACCTGGCCGGCGAGTACTGCAAGGAGGTCGTGGAGGACGCGTTCCGCATCCACGGCGGCTACGCCTACTCCACGGAGTACGAGATCGAGCGCCTGTACCGGGAGGCCCCGATGCTGCTGATCGGCGAGGGCACCGCCGACATCCAGAAAATGATCATCGGCCGAAGGCTGCTGGAGGAGCGGTGA